GATTTATGTAATGGCCCCCAAACTAAGTTATTCACACTCTTGGTCCCTCTAAAAATTGTTTTCTAGCTTCAccctccctttttttaaaaaaaaaaaaaaattatgaaagatttcattaatttgatAAACTTGGAGTATTATCCAATAacaatgaattaattaagtcATGGAGGCTCTTCCTCAAACCAAAAGATTCTTGATCTAACAACAAGGCATGCCTACCAAGGGACTGAGCCACCTTATTACATTCTATGGAGCTATATCGCCATCTCACCTGAGAGAAAGAATGTGTGAGGCACTTAGCTTCTTTAAAAAGGTGACCTTCCACACATGCAAATCCTCCCCATCTTTCTCAAGAGCAGTAATAATATATTGTGCATCCTCTTCCACTTCAATAGTCCCAACAAAATTTCGGCGGGAAAGATCTATCGATTGTTTTTTATATGAGACAGAATAATATCAGGCGGTGTTATTGCCAAATTCACAAGGGAAGTTTTTAGTGATGAAAATTGGGACCAAACAGTCAACGATGGTATAAGAGGGCTCTAAATCCGGTTGGCATTGATGAAAATTGTGTTGTGTATTCATTTATCTTGGACAAAGGAGACAACATGTAGCACAAAAGCAAAGTAGAACACAGCAATTTATGTATAGAGAACATTAATTAGTACTTTCTACTTCTTGGATAAAGGAAGAGCTGCCAAGGACGATGTAGCACAACCAAGAGCCTTTGTCACGCCAGTAATTGTGGGCTTGACATTAGAACACATAGATGTAAGAGGGCCTTTGTCTCCACCGTAGGTGAGATCAATGTCAGTCAgctccacattctcacatggTATGCCCGTGGTACATACAAGCTTGACTGCAAGTGGAGTGAAAGATGAGCCCTTAATGTTCTTGAAGCTGACATTGCTGATCTTAACTTTTGACGGAGGCTTTTGTTCACACTGAGTATATGGGCAGTACAATTGGTCTATGAGGATAGGGTTACTGACATTAACCATGATAATATCCTCATAGTGTATACCCGAGGCAATGCTAGGCGAAGGAGAATCTGGAAATGTTTTGATTCTCACACCGTTCTCCGTATTAGCCAGGGTGCAGTTCTTAACTATGATCCCGGTCAcatccttttcttccttataTTTTCCAAGGCTTCCAATGCTTATTCCATGGCCTGGCCCACAAGTAACATCAGTCACTGTGATTTCATGGGAGTCATCACCAATAGAAATACAGTCATCCCCAGTTCcaatctttgaatgagtaatGTTGATAGCAGTCGAAGCCCCGATATGGATTCCATCTGTGTTTCTGCTCTCGTCAGGTGCTGTGATGGTAAGCTGTTGAAATGTAGTATGGTTGCACCGAAAAACATGCATGTGGAAAAATTTGCTGTTAAGTGAAGTTATGTCCTGAACTTTGGAATTTG
This Prunus dulcis unplaced genomic scaffold, ALMONDv2, whole genome shotgun sequence DNA region includes the following protein-coding sequences:
- the LOC117613330 gene encoding exopolygalacturonase-like, with amino-acid sequence MAMKLSFLAMLLCLLLASTPKAHASVFDVTSATYGAKPGSDVSTALAKAWSDACASPSASKVVVPSGTYKLKEATFRGPCKAPIEMQVQGTLQAPVDAGQLTRPDTWVGFQYIDMLTLSGGGTFDGQGALSWNQNDCHKNKNCKPLPVNLRFEFLTNSKVQDITSLNSKFFHMHVFRCNHTTFQQLTITAPDESRNTDGIHIGASTAINITHSKIGTGDDCISIGDDSHEITVTDVTCGPGHGISIGSLGKYKEEKDVTGIIVKNCTLANTENGVRIKTFPDSPSPSIASGIHYEDIIMVNVSNPILIDQLYCPYTQCEQKPPSKVKISNVSFKNIKGSSFTPLAVKLVCTTGIPCENVELTDIDLTYGGDKGPLTSMCSNVKPTITGVTKALGCATSSLAALPLSKK